A stretch of DNA from Dokdonia sp. PRO95:
GAACTACATCATAATTGATCCCTGTATTTACAAAGATAAATGACTTCTTATCTGCACGCTGGTAGTTAGATAGCTTTAAGAATTGCACAAGATCCTCAAGTGTAAGATTCTCATACTTAAGCAAGTCAATTACTAGATTCTTTTGGTCGTAATGCGTAGGCACTACGTTTTCTAGGTGCACTGCAAATTCACGCACATCTGTACGATCATCTGCTAGTATAGTATAGGTAGGTTTTTCTGTAACCGTCATTATTTTTTAATTTTTGAAGCTAGAAGATACATTACCGCCATTCTCACCGCAACGCCATTTTGCACTTGATCTAAGATGATTGCATGTTCTGAGTCTGCTACGTCACTCGTAATCTCCACACCTCGATTTATAGGTCCTGGGTGCATGATTACAATTTGCTTATCTAGAGAATCTAGTAACTTTTTATTCACTCCGTATTGCTGGGTGTATTCTCTTGTGCTAGGGAAGTAACTAATATCCATTCGCTCATTTTGTACGCGCAGCATATTTGCCACATCGCACCACTCGAGCGCTTTGCGCAAGTCTAGCTCTACTTCTACTCCTAGTGATTCTATATATTTAGGTAAAAGTGTTTTTGGACCACATACTTTTACGTTTGCTCCTTGTAACTTAAGCGCATATATATTTGATAGCGCAACACGGCTGTGAAGAATATCACCTACAATCACCACGTTTTTTCCAGCAACATCACCTAGACGTTCTCTTATAGAATAACTATCTAGTAATGCCTGAGTAGGGTGCTCATGTGCCCCATCTCCAGCATTTACAATACTTGCATTAATGTGTTTGGATAAAAATACACCTGCACCAGGATTAGGGTGCCTCATTACTACCATATCTACCTTCATAGATAAGATATTATTTACCGTATCGATAAGTGTTTCTCCTTTCTTTACAGATGATGCTGCTGCAGAGAAGTTGATTACATCTGCACTTAAACGTTTTTCTGCGAGCTCAAAAGAAAGCTTGGTTCGCGTGCTATTTTCAAAAAAGAGGTTTGCAATAGTAATATCACGTAGTGATGGCACTTTTTTAATAGGGCGATTAATCACTTCTTTAAAGTGATCTGCCGTTTTAAAAATAAGATCAATATCTGCCTCGTTTATATATTTGATTCCTAACAGATGATTGACACTCAACTCGCTCATAATACTTAGCTTTTTACTAGATATACGGTATCTTCTCCATCATTCTCCTCCCAGCATACCTTCACTTGTTCATCATTTATAGCATCTACCTGACGTCCTTTATAATCTGGTTGTATAGGTAAGTGACGAGAAAAACGTCTATCTATAAGACATAATAACTCCACCTCTTCTGGTCTACCAAAGCTCTGCACAGCAGTAAGAGCAGCGTTTATGCTACGTCCGGTATATAAGACGTCGTCTATAAAGACTACCTTCTTATCCTCTACTACAAAGTCTATTTTGGTTTTATTTGCTTCTAGTGTTTTCTCGCTACGGCGAAAATCATCACGATAAAACGTAATATCTAGGTAACCCAGTTTTATAGCCTCAATGCCATAATCTGTAGTGAGCAACTTCTTGATACGTTCGGCTAGATAAACGCCACGTGGTTGTATCCCAATGAGAACGGTATTATTAAAATCAGTATGATTTTCAATGAGTTGACAAGCCAGACGATTGAGAATAATATTAATCTCTGTCGCAGTAAGAAGTACTTTTTGGCTCATAGAATTTTCCGAAATCTGTTCGGGGGTCAAAGTTACATAATTCTAAGGATTGATGGTAGTGTTTGTTACGCTTTCGCGAAAGCGTATCTATTACTAACTTCGTTATAACCTAAACGCTGAAAAAGATGCTACAAACTCAAACATGGTGGAAAGAAGGAATTGTATACCAAATCTACCCTAGATCTTATCGTGACACCACTGGTAACGGCATAGGTGACTTGCGTGGAATCATAGAAAAACTAGATTACATTGCTAGTCTAGGAGTAGACATTATCTGGCTCAACCCTATTTATGATTCGCCTAATGATGATAACGGTTATGACATACGTGATTACCGCAAGATTATGGCAGAGTTTGGCACTATGGATGATTTTGACGAGTTGCTTTCTGGAATGAAATCTAGAGGACTCCGACTAGTGATGGATCTCGTGGTTAATCATTGTAGTGACGAGCATGAGTGGTTTAAACAAAGTAGGACTTCTCGCGATAACCCTTACCGAGACTACTTCCACTGGTGGCCAGCCGAAAAAGGAACACCTCCAAAAAGATGGAGTTACTTTGACGTAGAAGAAAATGCATGGCAATACGACAAGCAAACGGATGCTTATTACTTACATTATTTTGCTGTAAAGCAGCCCGACCTCAAATGGGAGAACCCAAAAGTAAGAGCCGAAATATATGACATGATGCACTTCTGGTTTAAAAAAGGTGTTGATGGTTTCCGTATGGATGTGATTCCTTTTATAAGTAAAGACATCAACTACCCCGAAATTGACGCAAAAGAACCTCATGAATACATTGCGTATTACGCAAATGGCCCAAAAGTGCATGAATACCTCAACGAACTCAATACGGAGGTAATCTCAAAATACGATGCGTTTACAGTAGGTGAAGGCCCAGGGATAAGCATTGATGATGCGTTGGACTTTGTTCATGAAGAACGCAAGGAAATGGATATGTTCTTTCACTTTGACCTGATGAGTTTAGACCGTGCTCCTGGAGAGGTTTTTAAAATGCGTGATGGCGGCTACTCATTACCAGAATTTAAAAAAGTATTTAGTGATTGGGATGCTGCATTTGCAAAAGCTGGCTGGGGATCTTTATTTCTAGCAAACCATGATTTCCCGAGAACTGTGAGCCGCTGGGGTAATGACACCCAAGAACACTGGAGAAACAGTGCTACCCTACTTCAAACATTTCTATTAACCATGCGCGGTACTCCTTACTTTTATCAAGGTGATGAGATCGGGATGACTAACGTACGCTTTACAGACATAGAAGATTATCGCGATATTAATACCATTAACAGATATGAGACCGTAAAAAACAGAGGTGGAGATCTTGACGCTTTTATGGACAGTGAGCAACATGCTGCTAGAGAAAATGCACGCACGCCCATGCAATGGGATCACACAAAAAACGCTGGCTTTACAAGTGGCACTCCGTGGATAAAGCTCAATGAAGACTACAAAATAGGTGTCAACACAAAAGACCAACTTAATAAAAAGGATTCAGTACTCTCCTACTTCAAACAGATTGTTGCTGTCCGTAAAAAGTACCCAGCGCTCGTGTATGGAGCTTATGAGTGTATCAAGCCAGAAGATGAGCAAGTATATTGCTATACGAGAACGCTTGAGAGTGAACGTTTCTTAGTGCTATTAAACTTCTCTGAAGATACAGCACAGTTCTCGTTACCGCTTTCTGTAAGCTATAACAGGAAGATCAAAGTGATTTCTAATGATAAAATAATAGATGATAAGACCTTTAAAGAATTTACACTCCGCCCATGGCAAGCGATTGTGTATCGTTTAGAAAACTAGCCGTCTATAAAAATGTAAACAGCAATCCCTATAAAAACAATAATTTGCAGCCACTTTAAGACAATACCCGCGTTCTTATTGGTGCGAAGTACATGAGAGATTTTTCCTGCTACGAGTGCGATACTCCCGAAGATGACAAAGGATTCAAGCATAAACAGTAATCCTAACACATAAAATTGATACACCGTATTACCATCTGGCTCCCATAGAAATCCAGGAAAAAATGCTAAGAAGAATATCGTCACCTTAGGGTTAAGGATATTCATGATCACACCTTGTTTAAAAAGCGCCGTGTACGACTTTTTTGGAGCACCATCTGCGAGATTAATTGACGCATCGCTACGGTATACTTTGAAGGCTAGATAAAGCAAGTACATTGCTCCTACTGTTTTAATTGCAAAAAACAAAAAAGGCGAAGCAGCAATCACTGCCGATAGTCCAAAAGCAACAAGTGTAGTATGTACAATACATCCAGATATTAACCCCGCAGTGGTTGCAAGTCCAGATTTACTGCCATTTGCAACACTCTGCGTGAGTACATAGATATTATCTGGCCCTGGCGAAAACGCAAGCAAAGCAGTTGCTGCCAGAAAAGCGATGAGAGATTCTATCAAAGGAATACTAATTAGTTAGTCCATGCAAAATAAGAAAAAACAAGACACAAGCAGCCCTACCACTGTCGTTCCTTCCACATCGAGTAAAAGCCTAGCAATAATAAAAGACCTGCCGTAGCAAGCTTTGCCCATTGCGGGATAAAGGTTGCAATATCCGGTTTCATGGAAAAAAGCATGACGGCAATGGATGCAAAAATAAGTTTATGAGAATTCCTCATGATAAAAATTGATTAGCGTGTAGTTACTAGACGATGGTAACTTACTATCCTTTCGCTAAGATGGCGTTATTTATCTCTTTAATCAATCCTGGACCTTCGTATACAAACCCTGTATAGAGCTGTACAAGTGATGCTCCTGCTTCAAGTTTATCTAGAGCGTCTTGCGCAGAGTGAATTCCTCCTACGCCTATGATTGGGAATGAGTTATTACTCTTATCTGATAGGTATTTAATCACACGTGTAGAACGATCTGTAACTGGCTTACCGCTTAATCCGCCATTACCTATTTCTGCAAGGCGAGCGTCCGTGGTTATTAAACCTTCTCTATTTACAGAAGTATTACTTGCGATCACACCATCTAGACCTGTTTCTTTTACAAGGTCTACAATCTCATCTAGTTGCTGGTCATTGAGGTCTGGAGCAATTTTAAGAACAATTGGTCGTTGTACTTCATACTTCTTATTTGCTTGCTGCACTGCTCCTATAAGTTCCTCTAGATAGTCTTTATCATTCAATTTTGCATGACTAGACACATTAGGGCAACTTACATTAAGCACAAAATAATCTACTACAGGATGTAATTCGTGAAAACAAGTTAGATAGTCTGCTGTATAATCTTCTGGCTTGGTATCGGTGTTCTTACCGATGTTTCCACCGATAATAATGTTGTTGTTTTTACGAGATTTTAATCGAGTTACCGCTTCGGCTACTCCTCCATTATTGAAGCCCATTCTGTTTATGAGACCTTGATCCTCTTTTAATCGAAACAGACGCTGCTTTGGGTTTCCTGCTTGTGCCTTTGGAGTAACGGTACCTATCTCAATGAAACCAAATCCTAAGTCCCCAAGTTCATTAAAAAGCTTTGCATCTTTATCAAAACCTGCCGCTAGTCCTACGGGGTTTTTAAAAGTAAGGCCCAGCACTTTGCGCTCTAGTCGCTTGTCTTCCACCTTACCCATACGATTAAGAAGTCCTGAGAGTCCTAATTTATGTAATCGCTTTATCCATCTAAAGGTAAAATAATGCACTTTTTCTGGATCAAAGGAAAAGAGAATTGGGCGTATGAGGAGTTTGTACATTTCGGTGGTTTCTGTGGTGCAAAAATAGTCCAAAAAGAGGTATTTTTGAAGCAGAACTGAATGATGATTTTTACGCTTTCGCGAAAGCGTACTCACAACCACCCATTATGATTGATAAAGACGCACTTCTTAAAAGATTTATAAGCTACGTAACTACCTATACCGAAAGTGACCCTAACAGTGATACCACGCCAAGTACTGAGTGCCAGTGGGATCTTGCGAGACAGCTCAAGGATGAACTAGAAGCAATGGGAATGAGTGAGGTGACTATAGATGAGCATGCGTATGTGATGGCGACACTGCCTAGCAATGTAGATCACGATGTGCCAGTTATTGGTTTCATATCGCACTTTGATACAACTCCAGATTTTACGGGGAAAGACGTAAAACCGCAGATTTGGGAGAATTATGATGGTGGAGATCTTGTTCTCAATAAGGAACAGAATATCGTGTTATCTCCAGAATACTTTGATGATTTAAAGCAGTATAAAGGGCAAACTATTGTAACTACTGATGGTACTACCCTACTAGGTGCAGATGACAAGGCGGGTATTACAGAGATTATGGAAGCAATGAAATACTTGCTTGAAAATCCTCAAGTAAAACACGGAAAAATACGCGTAGGCTTTACTCCTGATGAGGAAATAGGTCGTGGTGCACATAAATTTGATGTAGAAAAATTTGGTGCAGAATGGGCATATACGATGGATGGTAGCCAGATAGGCGAACTAGAATATGAGAATTTTAATGCTGCTGGAGCGGTGGTTACCATAGAGGGTAAAATTGTACACCCAGGCTACGCAAAAGGTAAAATGGTAAATAGTATGTACATCGCTACAGACTACATAAACAGCTTACCTAGACTAGAAACTCCAGAGCATACTTCTGATCGTGAGGGGTTCTTTCACTTATATGATATTAACGGTAGCGTTGACAATACTACATTAGAATATATCATAAGAGATCACGACAAAGGACACTTTGAAGCTCGTAAACAAATGATGAGTCAACTAGCAGATGAGCTTAATGCGCAGCTAGAAAAAGAAGTAGTGACTGTAGAGATTAAAGATCAGTACTTCAATATGCGGGAGAAAGTAGAGCCTGTAATGCACATTGTAGATATTGCAGAGGAAGCAATGAAATCATTAGACATAGAGCCACTTATTAAACCTATACGTGGAGGTACAGATGGATCACAACTCTCATTTATGGGGTTACCATGTCCTAACATATTTGCTGGAGGTCATAACTTCCATGGGAGATATGAGTATGTACCTGTGGAGAGTATGATGAAAGCTGTTGAGGTGATTGTAAAAATTACAGAAATCACAGCTCAAAAGAACGCTAGCAACTAGTTAATTACTTATGAATCCTTCTGCTACAGGCTGGATAAATAAACACTTCCCAAGGCTTCTTGACTACCTTGTTAAGAACCCTATGGATGAACGTGAATTTTATGACTCGCTACGAGCCAAGGGTTTTATTTATGGACACTCGCTAGACACCTTGCTGGATAGTGAATCCTCACAACTTAAGTGGACGGTACAAGAGAAGACAAAGATTAACCTCTTTGACGCACTTGCTTTTACGTATTACGACACGATTGCAAATCCTAGGCAAGAAGATTGCCTAGAGGCTATCGTTTCATTTTATAAACTGTTAGACAAAAAGGAACAGTACTTTATTAAAATCCCATTGGGTAATGAATCTGCTTCCTCTAAGGTGGAGAAGATTATCCATCAGCGGGTGCAGACTAATGAGTCTGCTCTGCAGAAGAGTTTTAGCCATCTTATCACTAATGCTTTAGTGTTTATAGACATCCTAAGTTTTGATCACTACCTCATTACCCAAGGTGATCCTTATGAGTATGCAAAAAACCTAGAGGCTGTTCTTACAGAATCTATATGGCTTGCATTGCAACAAAAAGAAAGTAAAGATGAATATAACAAGCTCCTTATAAAACTATTTGAAAGCTCTGTACGTTATAACGAACTCATAAAGCACACGCATACTGAAGTTTCTGAGATTAACCTCGGGATTATCACAGAACCCCTAGAGCAACAATACCTTCTAGATTTATGTAGTCTATCACTATGGGATGATGAGAAAATCGATAAGCATGAACGCGAATTCATAATGCAGTTCTGTACGATTATGGGACTTGATGAAAAAGGGTATCTAGATGCGGTACTTGCTGTAAAAACTTTCCTGACAGAACACGGCACAGAGATATCCTATCTTAAGTACAGCAATCCTATAAAGCATTTTTATAGTCAGACGACTTCTTCTGTGGGTAATCTTATATCACGCAATAGCAAACGTCTTGTGAGAGAAATAAGAGAGAGTCGTGACTTGGTAATTTTACTAGGTCAGTCTACTACCCGTGATTTATCTAAAGAAGAACGTAAACTAGTAAAGAAACAACTACTTGACATTTGTAAAAGCATACCGTCACTCGCTGTATTCTTACTTCCAGGAGGAGGATTACTACTTCCTATTCTCGTGCGATTAATTCCTACTATGCTCCCTAGTGCTTTTAATGAGAATCTTGAGGATTAGGCAATCCACGTTTTAAAGTCTTTTACACGCTCTCTGCTCACAATAATTTCTTGCTCATTCCACGTATTGAGCTTTATTTTTAGTCTTGAGTTTGTGTAGGCTATGATATCTGCTATGGCATTGATATTTACGTAAAATTTCCTGCTTACGCGAAAGAATGTCTCAGGCTCTAGATCGTTTTCGAGTAGCTCCAGCGTAGTATCAAGTAAATAATTACGTCCATCTACAGTACCTGCGTAGGTTCCTTTGTTTTCACTATAAAAACACTCAATCTCATCTATAGGAATCATTTTTATATGCTGTCCTATTTTTGTGGTAAAACGCTTTTTATATTCTCGCTCAACGGGCGTTGCACCTAGCAACTTTCGGATGTCTTCAAAGTTGAGTGACACGTCTTGCGACTTAGGCATGCGCTCCTTGTATTTGCTTACTGCTTTTTCTAAGTCTTCGTCGTCTATTGGTTTTAATAAATAATCTACGCTATTGAGTTTAAAAGCTTGTAGCGCATATTCATCAAACGCTGTTGTAAAAATAATAGCACTCTTCACCTCTACTTGATCAAAAATCTCAAAAGACAACCCATCTGAGAGTTGAATGTCTAGAAAAATCAAATCTGGGTGCGTATTTGTCTTAAACCAGGCCACAGCTTCCTTTACAGAATGCAGCATTTCATTTACAGTAACTCCTACTTCGGCAAGCATTCTATTAAGGCGTCTTGCAGATGGTTTTTCGTCTTCTATAATGAGTACGTTCATGAGTTGGTTGTTTGATGATTTTTTTGATGTACGTAAAAATACTAATTCTTTATTCTTGTGCGATAAGCACGCCTTCTTTCCAGATATTTGCTATCGAGTTTATGTTCATCACATCATCTACAGGAGATTTATCAAGCAATAACATATCTGCTTTAAATCCTGTTTTGATGTATCCCACGTTCTCTAAAGAAAACTTATCTGCCGGTAATGAGGTGGCACTCGCTAGCACTGCTTCTTTAGGTAATCCCGCTTTCGCGAAAAAAGCTAATTCCTTATACAAATCGCTACCTATATTAATATTGGCATTAGGTGGATCTGTACCTGCTAGTATCGGAATTCCTGCATCATATAGGCGTTTAACTTCCTTTAGGAGACGCGCTTCTATTTCGGCAGTTTCTTCAGGAGTTTTATTGTAGTACAGTGGCTGAATCAATACTGTGGTAAGTATGGTAGGTATCACAAAGAAGTTTGCATCTTCATTAAGTTGATCGAGCTGTGCTACTGTGAGAGGCGCATCATTATAAATATGTACA
This window harbors:
- a CDS encoding aspartate carbamoyltransferase catalytic subunit, producing the protein MSELSVNHLLGIKYINEADIDLIFKTADHFKEVINRPIKKVPSLRDITIANLFFENSTRTKLSFELAEKRLSADVINFSAAASSVKKGETLIDTVNNILSMKVDMVVMRHPNPGAGVFLSKHINASIVNAGDGAHEHPTQALLDSYSIRERLGDVAGKNVVIVGDILHSRVALSNIYALKLQGANVKVCGPKTLLPKYIESLGVEVELDLRKALEWCDVANMLRVQNERMDISYFPSTREYTQQYGVNKKLLDSLDKQIVIMHPGPINRGVEITSDVADSEHAIILDQVQNGVAVRMAVMYLLASKIKK
- the pyrR gene encoding bifunctional pyr operon transcriptional regulator/uracil phosphoribosyltransferase PyrR, whose product is MSQKVLLTATEINIILNRLACQLIENHTDFNNTVLIGIQPRGVYLAERIKKLLTTDYGIEAIKLGYLDITFYRDDFRRSEKTLEANKTKIDFVVEDKKVVFIDDVLYTGRSINAALTAVQSFGRPEEVELLCLIDRRFSRHLPIQPDYKGRQVDAINDEQVKVCWEENDGEDTVYLVKS
- a CDS encoding alpha-glucosidase, whose amino-acid sequence is MLQTQTWWKEGIVYQIYPRSYRDTTGNGIGDLRGIIEKLDYIASLGVDIIWLNPIYDSPNDDNGYDIRDYRKIMAEFGTMDDFDELLSGMKSRGLRLVMDLVVNHCSDEHEWFKQSRTSRDNPYRDYFHWWPAEKGTPPKRWSYFDVEENAWQYDKQTDAYYLHYFAVKQPDLKWENPKVRAEIYDMMHFWFKKGVDGFRMDVIPFISKDINYPEIDAKEPHEYIAYYANGPKVHEYLNELNTEVISKYDAFTVGEGPGISIDDALDFVHEERKEMDMFFHFDLMSLDRAPGEVFKMRDGGYSLPEFKKVFSDWDAAFAKAGWGSLFLANHDFPRTVSRWGNDTQEHWRNSATLLQTFLLTMRGTPYFYQGDEIGMTNVRFTDIEDYRDINTINRYETVKNRGGDLDAFMDSEQHAARENARTPMQWDHTKNAGFTSGTPWIKLNEDYKIGVNTKDQLNKKDSVLSYFKQIVAVRKKYPALVYGAYECIKPEDEQVYCYTRTLESERFLVLLNFSEDTAQFSLPLSVSYNRKIKVISNDKIIDDKTFKEFTLRPWQAIVYRLEN
- a CDS encoding LysE family translocator, with protein sequence MIESLIAFLAATALLAFSPGPDNIYVLTQSVANGSKSGLATTAGLISGCIVHTTLVAFGLSAVIAASPFLFFAIKTVGAMYLLYLAFKVYRSDASINLADGAPKKSYTALFKQGVIMNILNPKVTIFFLAFFPGFLWEPDGNTVYQFYVLGLLFMLESFVIFGSIALVAGKISHVLRTNKNAGIVLKWLQIIVFIGIAVYIFIDG
- a CDS encoding quinone-dependent dihydroorotate dehydrogenase translates to MYKLLIRPILFSFDPEKVHYFTFRWIKRLHKLGLSGLLNRMGKVEDKRLERKVLGLTFKNPVGLAAGFDKDAKLFNELGDLGFGFIEIGTVTPKAQAGNPKQRLFRLKEDQGLINRMGFNNGGVAEAVTRLKSRKNNNIIIGGNIGKNTDTKPEDYTADYLTCFHELHPVVDYFVLNVSCPNVSSHAKLNDKDYLEELIGAVQQANKKYEVQRPIVLKIAPDLNDQQLDEIVDLVKETGLDGVIASNTSVNREGLITTDARLAEIGNGGLSGKPVTDRSTRVIKYLSDKSNNSFPIIGVGGIHSAQDALDKLEAGASLVQLYTGFVYEGPGLIKEINNAILAKG
- the pepT gene encoding peptidase T → MIDKDALLKRFISYVTTYTESDPNSDTTPSTECQWDLARQLKDELEAMGMSEVTIDEHAYVMATLPSNVDHDVPVIGFISHFDTTPDFTGKDVKPQIWENYDGGDLVLNKEQNIVLSPEYFDDLKQYKGQTIVTTDGTTLLGADDKAGITEIMEAMKYLLENPQVKHGKIRVGFTPDEEIGRGAHKFDVEKFGAEWAYTMDGSQIGELEYENFNAAGAVVTIEGKIVHPGYAKGKMVNSMYIATDYINSLPRLETPEHTSDREGFFHLYDINGSVDNTTLEYIIRDHDKGHFEARKQMMSQLADELNAQLEKEVVTVEIKDQYFNMREKVEPVMHIVDIAEEAMKSLDIEPLIKPIRGGTDGSQLSFMGLPCPNIFAGGHNFHGRYEYVPVESMMKAVEVIVKITEITAQKNASN
- a CDS encoding LETM1-related biofilm-associated protein; the protein is MNPSATGWINKHFPRLLDYLVKNPMDEREFYDSLRAKGFIYGHSLDTLLDSESSQLKWTVQEKTKINLFDALAFTYYDTIANPRQEDCLEAIVSFYKLLDKKEQYFIKIPLGNESASSKVEKIIHQRVQTNESALQKSFSHLITNALVFIDILSFDHYLITQGDPYEYAKNLEAVLTESIWLALQQKESKDEYNKLLIKLFESSVRYNELIKHTHTEVSEINLGIITEPLEQQYLLDLCSLSLWDDEKIDKHEREFIMQFCTIMGLDEKGYLDAVLAVKTFLTEHGTEISYLKYSNPIKHFYSQTTSSVGNLISRNSKRLVREIRESRDLVILLGQSTTRDLSKEERKLVKKQLLDICKSIPSLAVFLLPGGGLLLPILVRLIPTMLPSAFNENLED
- a CDS encoding LytTR family DNA-binding domain-containing protein; amino-acid sequence: MNVLIIEDEKPSARRLNRMLAEVGVTVNEMLHSVKEAVAWFKTNTHPDLIFLDIQLSDGLSFEIFDQVEVKSAIIFTTAFDEYALQAFKLNSVDYLLKPIDDEDLEKAVSKYKERMPKSQDVSLNFEDIRKLLGATPVEREYKKRFTTKIGQHIKMIPIDEIECFYSENKGTYAGTVDGRNYLLDTTLELLENDLEPETFFRVSRKFYVNINAIADIIAYTNSRLKIKLNTWNEQEIIVSRERVKDFKTWIA